A genome region from Chloroherpetonaceae bacterium includes the following:
- the carB gene encoding carbamoyl-phosphate synthase large subunit: MQNTFQALLRKLPEATLRKAKEYGFSDLQLAHIFSVSQADIRQLREYYGIEPVYKTVDTCAAEFEAQTPYFYSTYEEENESKPSKKKKIIILGGGPNRIGQGIEFDYCCVQAVFALKEAGYETIMINCNPETVSTDYDVADKLYFEPLTFEDTMNIIEHEQPVGIIVSFGGQTPLRLTTQLARAGVHILGTSPESIDIAEDREKFGKLLDELGIPHPAYGVASSFEEARLITELIGYPVLVRPSYVLGGRAMQIIYNDDSLRRYIDEALQVSEEHPLLIDKFLEHATEFDVDAIADGKDCVVAGILQHVEAAGVHSGDSTSILPPLNVSKHVIKTIKEYTRRLAKALRVVGLMNVQFAVQGEGKDAKVFVLEVNPRASRTVPFVAKATGMPLVKAACLLMVGEKLSKLKKKLDLEDCDDLDLPYICIKEPVFPFSKFLKSGVYLGPEMRSTGEVMSFAKTFGEAFTKSALAAGSKLPTSGTVFVSVNDAHKTTHTAAIVRRYYDIGFDLIATSGTAEFLRNYGLECKTVYKVGEGRPNIFDIIRMGRVQFVINTPLGEKARYDEEAIGTASILSGVPYATTIEAAEAAIAGIEQLRKEKFGVKSLQEYLTYRKKRKKKKKS, translated from the coding sequence ATGCAAAATACTTTTCAGGCACTTCTTAGAAAACTTCCTGAAGCCACACTTCGCAAAGCCAAAGAATACGGTTTTTCTGACCTTCAACTTGCGCATATTTTCTCGGTCTCCCAAGCCGACATCCGCCAGCTTAGGGAGTATTACGGCATTGAGCCTGTCTATAAAACCGTTGACACATGTGCAGCCGAATTTGAAGCCCAAACTCCCTACTTTTATTCCACATATGAGGAGGAAAATGAATCCAAGCCCTCCAAGAAAAAGAAAATCATCATCTTAGGTGGCGGACCTAACCGCATCGGTCAAGGCATTGAGTTCGACTATTGCTGCGTGCAGGCTGTCTTTGCGCTCAAAGAAGCGGGCTATGAAACAATTATGATTAACTGCAATCCTGAAACTGTCTCAACAGATTACGATGTTGCCGACAAGCTTTACTTCGAGCCGCTAACTTTTGAAGACACGATGAACATCATTGAACACGAACAGCCTGTTGGCATTATTGTCAGCTTCGGTGGACAAACCCCTTTGCGGCTGACCACGCAACTGGCTCGTGCCGGCGTTCATATTTTAGGCACTTCGCCTGAAAGCATTGATATCGCTGAAGACCGCGAAAAGTTTGGCAAGTTGCTCGATGAGCTGGGTATTCCCCACCCTGCATATGGGGTTGCTTCCTCGTTTGAAGAAGCGCGACTTATCACAGAGCTGATTGGCTATCCAGTGCTGGTGCGTCCAAGTTATGTCTTAGGCGGGCGTGCGATGCAAATCATCTACAACGATGATTCTCTTAGGCGCTACATTGATGAAGCTTTGCAAGTTTCCGAAGAGCACCCTTTGCTGATTGACAAGTTCTTAGAACACGCCACTGAGTTTGATGTAGATGCAATTGCCGACGGAAAAGATTGCGTTGTAGCTGGGATTCTGCAGCATGTGGAAGCGGCTGGCGTGCACAGTGGCGACTCCACCTCTATCCTGCCTCCGCTCAATGTTTCCAAGCATGTGATAAAAACTATCAAGGAATACACACGCAGACTTGCAAAGGCATTGCGCGTGGTGGGCCTAATGAATGTGCAGTTTGCCGTGCAAGGTGAAGGCAAAGATGCGAAAGTTTTCGTGCTGGAGGTTAATCCGCGCGCCAGCCGCACCGTGCCGTTTGTAGCAAAAGCAACGGGTATGCCTCTTGTTAAAGCGGCCTGTCTTTTGATGGTGGGCGAAAAGCTCTCTAAGCTGAAAAAGAAGTTAGACCTTGAAGATTGTGACGACCTTGATTTGCCTTACATCTGCATCAAAGAGCCTGTTTTCCCCTTCTCGAAGTTCTTAAAATCAGGTGTCTATCTTGGCCCTGAAATGCGCTCCACGGGCGAGGTAATGAGTTTTGCCAAAACTTTCGGTGAAGCCTTTACCAAATCTGCACTGGCTGCAGGTAGCAAGCTGCCTACCAGTGGTACGGTTTTCGTGAGCGTCAATGATGCGCACAAGACGACCCATACTGCTGCAATTGTACGCCGCTACTATGACATTGGCTTCGATCTTATTGCCACTAGTGGCACTGCTGAATTTTTACGCAACTATGGATTGGAATGTAAAACCGTCTACAAAGTGGGTGAGGGGCGACCCAACATTTTTGACATTATTCGTATGGGACGGGTGCAGTTTGTCATCAATACACCGCTTGGCGAAAAAGCACGCTATGATGAAGAAGCCATCGGCACCGCTTCAATTCTCTCTGGCGTCCCATATGCGACCACGATTGAAGCCGCCGAAGCCGCTATTGCTGGCATTGAGCAGTTGCGCAAAGAAAAGTTTGGCGTCAAAAGCCTGCAAGAGTATCTCACCTATCGCAAAAAGCGTAAGAAGAAAAAGAAGTCCTAA
- a CDS encoding TolC family protein, translated as MSKLARVWVVLCLISICVHSAAPAQVRRLSLDDAVALAMEYNRELRVAKLEQAKAEQSVREAWGNVYPSLTLTGQFAHSFRNTNFFIFPAGFGLPPGAPASGAGSNAPTQIVATGINNINATLQFTQPIYRGAIFAGIRASTVVDAISDESFIAARANTVTDVKKAYYDVLIAQESAKLIEQSIARNEQALQDVRLLYRQGLAADIDTLRAYLAVENLRPQLIKAQNAVETAKTMLKVKIGLPTSEELELTDALRAQNLIPTPSFADAYTEALKNRPEVRQLELQERANTEQIAAEFSNMLPTLDLFAQAQVLTLQNNFNIGSYQWGTNLAAGLQLSVPIFSGFRNDARLQRAELERKQTQARLENLQELIRSEVLVALANLDEAKKRIAVQATTVQSAERSYAITRSRRQQGIGSQLELTDAELALNQAKVNYLQAVYDYLIAKANLEKVLGRAGRLDIKP; from the coding sequence ATGTCAAAGTTAGCGCGAGTTTGGGTAGTGCTGTGCTTAATAAGCATCTGCGTGCATAGTGCTGCACCTGCACAAGTGCGTCGTCTATCGCTTGATGACGCAGTTGCTCTGGCAATGGAGTATAACCGAGAGCTGCGGGTTGCAAAGTTAGAACAAGCCAAAGCGGAGCAATCGGTGCGAGAAGCATGGGGCAATGTGTATCCTTCACTGACGCTCACGGGACAGTTTGCACATAGTTTCCGTAACACCAACTTTTTCATCTTTCCCGCAGGATTCGGCTTGCCGCCCGGCGCACCTGCCAGCGGCGCTGGTAGCAACGCTCCGACGCAGATTGTTGCTACAGGCATTAACAACATTAACGCCACGCTGCAGTTTACGCAGCCAATTTATCGTGGCGCTATTTTCGCGGGTATTCGCGCTTCTACGGTTGTTGATGCTATCAGCGATGAATCTTTTATTGCGGCGCGCGCCAATACGGTTACCGATGTCAAAAAAGCCTACTATGATGTGCTCATTGCACAAGAATCCGCTAAGCTGATTGAGCAAAGCATTGCTCGCAATGAACAAGCCCTGCAAGACGTGCGCTTGCTTTATCGTCAAGGCTTAGCAGCAGACATTGATACCTTGCGCGCTTACCTTGCCGTCGAAAACTTGCGACCGCAGCTTATCAAAGCACAAAATGCCGTAGAGACTGCCAAAACTATGCTCAAAGTTAAAATCGGTCTGCCCACCAGCGAGGAACTGGAACTGACCGATGCTCTCCGTGCCCAGAATTTGATTCCAACGCCTTCTTTTGCTGATGCATACACAGAAGCCCTGAAAAATCGCCCTGAGGTGCGGCAATTGGAGCTACAGGAGCGCGCCAACACCGAGCAAATCGCAGCCGAGTTTTCCAATATGCTGCCTACCTTAGACCTCTTTGCACAGGCTCAGGTGCTGACCTTGCAAAACAATTTCAACATTGGCTCTTACCAATGGGGCACCAACTTGGCAGCTGGGTTGCAGCTTTCCGTGCCCATCTTCTCAGGCTTCCGCAACGATGCCCGTCTGCAGCGCGCCGAGCTTGAACGCAAACAAACCCAAGCCCGTCTGGAAAACCTGCAAGAACTTATCCGCTCAGAAGTGCTGGTGGCACTGGCTAACTTAGATGAAGCTAAAAAGCGAATTGCCGTGCAAGCTACCACCGTGCAATCTGCAGAACGCAGCTATGCCATCACGCGCAGCCGCCGTCAGCAAGGCATTGGCTCGCAGCTGGAACTGACTGATGCAGAGCTGGCGCTCAATCAAGCCAAAGTCAACTACCTGCAAGCCGTCTATGATTACCTCATCGCCAAAGCCAACTTGGAGAAAGTCTTAGGGCGTGCTGGACGCTTAGACATAAAGCCATAG
- a CDS encoding PAS domain S-box protein, producing the protein MATEKFQFSPTVTDANFLIEIYETVGTAICVTDEHGRYVEVNKAYCELYGYTREELIGKSFTMVLPESMREIGQQIHDAFIAGAPEMPAEWQVVRRDGKLLDVYVVPTLMIRKDGTRCKVTAVTDITEYKKMKEFLRSAGEKASEKVESTKA; encoded by the coding sequence ATGGCAACAGAAAAATTCCAGTTCTCGCCGACGGTTACAGATGCCAATTTTCTGATAGAGATTTATGAAACAGTAGGCACGGCGATATGCGTTACCGATGAACACGGTCGCTATGTGGAGGTTAATAAAGCCTACTGCGAGCTTTATGGCTATACGCGTGAAGAGCTGATTGGTAAATCTTTCACAATGGTGCTACCTGAATCTATGCGTGAGATAGGTCAGCAGATTCACGACGCTTTTATTGCAGGGGCACCAGAGATGCCAGCCGAGTGGCAAGTGGTTCGCCGCGATGGAAAGCTGCTTGATGTGTATGTTGTGCCAACCTTGATGATTCGAAAAGATGGCACGCGCTGCAAAGTTACTGCCGTCACCGACATTACGGAGTATAAGAAGATGAAGGAGTTTCTTCGCAGTGCAGGCGAAAAGGCAAGCGAAAAAGTCGAATCCACAAAAGCGTAA
- the rsmA gene encoding 16S rRNA (adenine(1518)-N(6)/adenine(1519)-N(6))-dimethyltransferase RsmA: MPKVHYKGSAITPQKRLGQNFLVDDNLARKIVETAHLSRDDRVLEIGPGFGSLTKYLAERLPHFLAVEKDHTLAAFIRTHYAQVQLIEGDFLDVSLAALSPDKKLKVLGNIPYAITSPILFKLLDERAVIESATLMVQEEVARRLLAKPCTKAYGILAVQCQAFADLQYCFKVKRRAFKPMPNVDSAVVHFIMRPDTGIQNEAKFRQLVRAAFRMRRKTLENNLKDLFDLRYTTFNLKRRAEELSVAEFIQLSEEVEALTPPAQTTFAAKPEHQDD; the protein is encoded by the coding sequence GTGCCTAAAGTCCACTACAAAGGCAGCGCAATCACCCCTCAGAAAAGACTCGGGCAAAACTTCTTGGTCGATGATAATTTGGCACGCAAAATCGTGGAAACCGCCCATTTATCTCGTGATGACCGTGTGCTTGAAATCGGTCCTGGTTTTGGTAGCCTGACTAAATATCTTGCCGAGCGACTTCCCCACTTTCTGGCTGTTGAAAAAGACCACACCCTTGCTGCTTTTATTCGCACGCATTACGCCCAAGTTCAACTCATAGAAGGCGACTTTCTGGATGTGTCTCTGGCTGCGCTATCACCCGACAAAAAGCTCAAGGTGCTGGGTAATATTCCTTACGCTATCACCTCACCGATTCTTTTCAAATTGCTTGATGAGCGTGCTGTGATTGAATCTGCAACGCTTATGGTGCAAGAGGAAGTGGCAAGGCGGCTTTTGGCAAAACCGTGCACCAAAGCGTATGGTATTTTGGCTGTGCAGTGCCAAGCGTTTGCCGACCTGCAGTATTGCTTCAAGGTGAAGCGTCGTGCTTTTAAGCCAATGCCAAATGTCGACAGCGCTGTGGTTCACTTCATTATGCGCCCCGACACAGGTATCCAGAACGAAGCCAAGTTTCGCCAGCTTGTGCGTGCCGCTTTTAGAATGCGGCGAAAAACCTTAGAGAACAATTTGAAAGATCTCTTTGACCTTCGCTACACCACCTTCAACTTAAAGCGACGCGCCGAAGAGCTGAGCGTTGCAGAGTTTATCCAACTTTCCGAAGAAGTAGAAGCATTAACCCCGCCCGCTCAGACAACTTTCGCTGCTAAACCTGAGCACCAAGACGATTGA
- the hemC gene encoding hydroxymethylbilane synthase translates to MKSSLLIGTRSSPLALWQAEFVRAELHARFPHLQIELYPIKTTGDKLLDSPLSKIGDKGLFTRDIEQALLSGEIDLAVHSLKDLPTQLPDGLTIAAVTAREATHDVLISNAGYTIDTLPPAACVATGSLRRRAQLLARRPDLRIAEMRGNLHTRLRKFDECNALPLHHPAHLDAMVLAFAGVHRLGLDHRISEHISLDLLLPAVGQGTLALETRHDDSETLALVRPLNDMPTFLCITAERSFLRYLEGGCQIPIGALATLQGATLSLSAFIGALNGQPFVRNQLSEVGFLEPLSSQVARAEALGVHLAEQMLAAGGREILSSIRASSSQH, encoded by the coding sequence GTGAAGTCCTCGCTTTTGATTGGCACACGTTCCAGTCCGCTTGCGCTCTGGCAGGCTGAGTTTGTGCGTGCAGAGCTTCATGCACGCTTTCCGCATCTTCAAATCGAACTCTATCCTATCAAAACGACTGGCGACAAACTTCTCGACTCCCCTCTTTCCAAAATTGGCGACAAAGGTCTTTTTACGCGCGATATTGAACAGGCTTTGCTTTCTGGCGAAATTGACCTTGCTGTCCACAGCCTCAAGGATTTACCCACTCAGCTACCAGATGGACTCACGATTGCAGCTGTAACGGCAAGAGAAGCCACGCACGATGTTTTGATTTCTAATGCTGGCTATACGATTGATACGCTTCCGCCCGCTGCCTGTGTGGCTACAGGTAGTCTAAGACGACGGGCGCAACTGCTGGCTCGACGTCCTGACCTGAGAATCGCAGAAATGCGGGGCAATCTTCACACACGCCTCCGCAAGTTTGATGAGTGCAATGCGTTGCCCTTACATCACCCAGCGCACTTGGACGCAATGGTCTTAGCCTTTGCTGGCGTACATCGGCTTGGGTTAGACCACCGCATTTCCGAACATATTTCGCTCGACCTACTCCTGCCAGCCGTTGGACAAGGCACACTTGCCTTAGAGACGCGGCACGACGATTCAGAAACCCTTGCCCTTGTGCGCCCCCTCAACGATATGCCCACTTTTCTTTGCATCACCGCTGAACGCAGTTTTTTGCGCTACTTGGAAGGCGGTTGTCAAATTCCGATTGGTGCGCTGGCAACTTTGCAAGGGGCAACCCTTTCGCTTTCTGCCTTTATTGGCGCTCTAAATGGGCAGCCTTTCGTGCGCAACCAGCTCTCAGAGGTTGGTTTCTTGGAGCCACTCTCCTCTCAGGTTGCACGTGCAGAGGCGCTTGGGGTTCATCTGGCAGAACAGATGCTGGCTGCAGGCGGACGCGAAATTCTCTCCTCTATTCGCGCATCCAGTTCACAACACTGA
- a CDS encoding dihydroorotase — translation MSIIIHKARIINPAESLDKVGTLQVSEDGMLEAMWFGEDALSLSPSLFASHTVIDFSDGIVASGLFDMHCHFREPGFEYKETIETGVRSALAGGFTGVAVMPNTEPPIDNAAVVAFIKSRAAKLPIDLEVIGAITVGRKGERIAPFGELAEAGVRALSDDGAPVMNSRVMRLAFEYASQFNLLLIQHCEDTALSHGGVMNESLYASLLGLRGIPSIAESIVLSRDLQLLRYLLAQKSGAMPFVPRYHVAHISTKEAVELVRRAKAEGLPVTAEVTPHHFTLSDKDVFESGYDGNFRMNPPLRSEHDRQAILDAIADGTIDAIATDHAPHACHEKECGISQAAFGIVGLETSVGLTFTELVHTGRISAYRAIELLSTAPRRILGLPPLRFEVGKLLNATLIAPSMEWIVEPSQFSSKSKNSPFAHRILRGKAIGIIHKGKVILPSIVMRST, via the coding sequence ATGAGCATCATCATTCACAAGGCTCGGATTATTAATCCAGCGGAGTCTTTAGACAAGGTGGGCACGCTTCAGGTTTCTGAGGATGGCATGCTTGAAGCAATGTGGTTTGGTGAAGATGCGCTGTCACTTTCTCCTTCGCTCTTTGCTTCTCACACGGTAATTGACTTTTCTGATGGGATTGTGGCGTCAGGCTTATTTGATATGCATTGCCACTTTCGTGAGCCGGGCTTCGAATACAAGGAAACAATTGAGACGGGTGTGCGCTCTGCACTGGCAGGCGGCTTTACGGGTGTAGCGGTTATGCCTAATACCGAACCACCGATTGACAATGCGGCTGTGGTGGCGTTCATCAAGTCTCGTGCCGCTAAGCTGCCCATTGACCTTGAAGTGATTGGGGCTATCACAGTTGGACGCAAGGGCGAGCGCATTGCACCCTTTGGTGAACTGGCTGAGGCTGGCGTGCGTGCGCTCTCCGACGATGGGGCTCCCGTGATGAACTCACGCGTGATGCGTCTGGCATTTGAATACGCATCTCAGTTCAATTTGCTGCTGATTCAGCATTGTGAAGATACAGCGCTTTCACACGGTGGCGTTATGAACGAAAGCCTGTATGCTTCGCTGCTTGGCTTGCGTGGCATTCCTTCTATTGCTGAGTCAATCGTGCTGTCTCGTGATTTACAGCTTTTGCGCTATTTGCTGGCGCAGAAATCAGGTGCCATGCCTTTTGTGCCACGCTATCACGTGGCGCATATCAGCACCAAAGAAGCGGTTGAGCTTGTGCGGCGTGCAAAGGCTGAAGGTCTGCCTGTCACGGCAGAAGTGACACCGCACCACTTTACACTTTCGGACAAAGATGTTTTTGAATCAGGCTATGATGGCAATTTCCGAATGAATCCGCCCTTGCGCAGCGAGCACGACCGTCAAGCCATTTTAGACGCAATTGCAGATGGCACGATTGATGCGATTGCAACTGACCATGCGCCACACGCCTGTCACGAAAAAGAGTGTGGCATTTCGCAGGCTGCATTTGGTATTGTCGGACTTGAAACCTCTGTTGGTTTGACTTTTACAGAACTGGTGCACACTGGACGGATTTCTGCCTATCGCGCCATTGAACTGCTCTCTACTGCGCCACGTCGTATTTTAGGCTTGCCTCCTCTTCGCTTTGAAGTTGGTAAGCTCTTAAACGCCACGCTCATCGCTCCATCAATGGAATGGATAGTTGAGCCGTCTCAATTTTCAAGCAAGTCCAAGAACTCACCTTTTGCACATCGCATTCTGCGCGGTAAAGCGATTGGCATAATTCACAAAGGCAAAGTAATTTTGCCCAGTATAGTTATGCGCTCAACTTAG
- a CDS encoding UDP-glucose/GDP-mannose dehydrogenase family protein, producing the protein MFRIAIVGTGYVGLVAGTCFAETGNDVICVDIVEEKVKRLSSGELTIFEPGLEVLFKRNLREGRLRFTTHLAEAVDHAELIFLALPTPQGEDGSADLRYVLQAAEEIGKLVKSYKIIVCKSTVPVGTAEKVRSIVAQYAKSEFDVVSNPEFLREGVAVEDFLKPERVVIGSSSERAIAIMKQLYEPFVRQGNPILVMDERSAELTKYAANAMLALRVSFMNEISNICDRVGANVDYVRRGIGTDSRIGKQFLYAGTGYGGSCFPKDVKAIIKTAEEHGYDFKILKSVEAVNEAQKRILVEKIDRRFGGAENVRGKKFALWGLSFKPNTDDIREAPSLVIIEELLKRGASIAAFDPEAMDNVRKLYEGKITFVAKCYDALVDADALVIVTEWNEFRNPDFAKMHAYLRSKLIFDGRNVYDPHKMKQMGFEYYSIGRPTVD; encoded by the coding sequence ATGTTCAGAATTGCAATCGTTGGCACGGGCTATGTGGGGCTCGTGGCAGGAACTTGCTTTGCAGAGACGGGTAACGACGTTATCTGCGTTGATATCGTGGAAGAAAAAGTCAAGCGCCTCTCGAGTGGAGAGCTGACAATTTTTGAACCCGGCTTGGAGGTGCTCTTCAAGCGCAACCTGCGCGAAGGACGACTAAGATTCACCACGCACCTTGCTGAGGCAGTTGACCACGCTGAGCTAATTTTCCTTGCGCTGCCCACACCGCAGGGCGAAGATGGCTCGGCTGACCTGAGGTATGTGCTGCAAGCTGCCGAAGAGATTGGTAAGCTCGTGAAGTCCTACAAAATCATCGTGTGTAAGTCCACTGTACCAGTAGGCACGGCAGAAAAAGTACGCAGTATCGTGGCCCAATATGCGAAAAGCGAATTTGACGTAGTAAGCAACCCTGAGTTTTTGCGTGAAGGCGTGGCAGTCGAAGACTTCCTAAAACCGGAGCGCGTGGTCATTGGCAGTTCATCAGAGCGAGCAATTGCCATAATGAAACAGCTCTATGAGCCTTTTGTGCGGCAAGGTAATCCAATTCTGGTAATGGACGAGCGCAGTGCCGAGCTGACGAAATACGCAGCGAATGCAATGCTTGCACTTCGGGTCTCCTTTATGAACGAGATTTCTAACATCTGCGACCGTGTAGGAGCAAATGTTGACTATGTGCGGCGCGGCATTGGCACCGACTCGCGCATTGGCAAGCAATTTCTCTACGCCGGCACAGGTTACGGCGGCAGTTGCTTCCCGAAAGATGTCAAGGCAATCATCAAGACCGCAGAAGAACACGGCTACGACTTTAAGATTCTAAAATCCGTCGAAGCCGTCAATGAGGCACAAAAGCGCATTTTAGTTGAAAAAATTGACCGGCGCTTTGGTGGAGCAGAAAATGTCAGGGGCAAAAAATTTGCCTTGTGGGGACTTTCCTTTAAGCCAAATACAGATGACATTCGTGAAGCGCCGTCGCTGGTTATCATTGAAGAACTCTTAAAGCGTGGCGCCAGCATTGCCGCATTTGACCCCGAAGCGATGGATAATGTGCGCAAGCTCTATGAGGGCAAAATCACTTTTGTAGCCAAATGCTACGATGCACTGGTTGATGCCGATGCGCTGGTGATTGTAACGGAGTGGAATGAATTCCGAAACCCAGATTTTGCCAAAATGCATGCCTACTTGCGTAGCAAGCTTATCTTCGATGGACGAAACGTCTATGACCCACACAAGATGAAGCAAATGGGCTTTGAGTATTACAGCATCGGACGCCCAACAGTCGATTAA
- a CDS encoding transcriptional repressor: MNRTLSKYVTLLRQNDFKATKPRIRILEILDRAQKPLTAAEIHSQLSRYKIDLATVYRSLNKLADAGIATRVELGDEFTRFELSRSPVHHHHIVCIDCGTVKEIDLCNLDAIASDISRATGFTHIEHQVVFRGYCASCATHHQDLQPS; the protein is encoded by the coding sequence ATGAATCGCACGCTTTCCAAATATGTAACGCTGCTGCGGCAGAATGATTTTAAGGCTACCAAGCCTCGCATTCGCATTCTTGAAATTCTCGACCGCGCCCAAAAGCCCCTTACTGCTGCTGAAATTCACTCTCAGCTTTCGCGCTACAAGATTGACCTTGCAACGGTGTATCGCTCGCTCAATAAACTTGCCGATGCTGGCATTGCCACACGCGTAGAACTGGGCGATGAATTCACCCGTTTCGAGCTATCTCGCTCGCCAGTGCATCATCATCATATTGTTTGCATAGATTGTGGCACAGTCAAGGAAATTGACCTTTGCAACTTAGATGCGATTGCTAGTGACATTTCTCGTGCCACAGGCTTTACACACATTGAGCATCAAGTTGTCTTTCGTGGCTACTGTGCGTCCTGTGCCACTCATCATCAGGATTTGCAGCCCTCGTGA